agtcgtactgattgtgtggtaaggcgtactgattcttgtgtggtattgtggcaagtgcaataatatgtattgtttcattgcagataagagattccagatcgttccagatttccgaagtactgaaatgcacaccatacaagcttggtggatctaggtgcaaggtaaaataatttacatttacttgaatatatttttagctaattatcagtatatatatataatatatttatatgcatatatatatatatgtcatatatatgcatatatatgcatatatatatatatgtcatataatgctttgaaacttttgacggttttggcctccaccacctcacctaacttgttccaaccgtttaccattctgtttgcaaaagtgaattatcttacatttcttcggcatctttgtttagttcgtttattttttttttttttttttttgagatatatacaagagttgttacattcttgtacagccactagtacgcgtagagtttcgggcaagtccttaatcctatggtccctggaatacgatcccctgccgcgaagaatcgttttttcatccaagtacacattttactgttgcgttaaacagaggctacagttaaggaattgcgcccagtaaatcctccccggccaggatacgaacccatgacatagcgctcgcggaacgccaggcgagtgtcttaccactacaccacggagactgtaagacTTTAAATCTattacctcttgttcttgaaattccaggtctcgggaaatcttccctatcaagtttatcaattcctgttactgttttgtacgtagtgatcatatctcctcttttccttctgtcttctagttttggaatatttaatgcctcaaatgtctcctcataaatcctgcccttcagttttggtatgaatgtttgtgtgccttcatcgtatattttgcaaaatatggaatacatctcatttactttactttaagaatatggttcgatcaattaaaaaccctcttgttcaaattgcaaagagactgaaagagatgcagcatgctcaatggattatatattagtgatcattattaggattatatattgaatcatattagtgattcaattattatggtcagaaaacaataaacaaatagttttgctgttattacactctattcacaggttatatataagtatctgcatgttttgttcaccattacaaaccactaagttggtttgatttttgttgagattgttatttatgataagattccttacgttatctgagaatgaagctatgttggtattgggaaatctatagatggcacttatagtcaaggaggatttaagggatttactggagaacttggcaaaggtatattcacaatagtcgtctctattactaatgacactattgcagatgaaggtatctttgtaagatattgctatgccacctcctttttttattaggcctgcagttgtgaatggctttattatcagccaagttgtagcatacaacatagcatatatatgtatatggcatatatatatatatatatatatatatatatatatatatatatatatatatatattcaaaattcgtcagtgtactacatttttgttgttgcttttaggtgatgcttttaaccagtgtacgtgggtctgattgtgcaaccacggttcgaagaataatgaagatatgaacaaactgcctgtggtcactatacagtctggaagggcaaaagaagaaattggcatttctataaaaacaagaactatataatgttattttaagtaagtaaccaaaaaattaaataatttttttaaagtttaaaattcacttaaaaatttaaattttaagttaaaaaattttaaccaaaaacttaatatttttcatatttggaaccattccataatattttcccaagcataaatgattatatttctatcacttgctcttaagattgtttcatttaatagaggttgggcataattgttctctgctgctaatagaactgactgacttagctataggaaagtgtaaacttaattggtttatccattacagtattgtgcagtttatttcatgatcctgtgcttaatacttgcataaatagtagattacaaaatgcatttttatatcattagtattgaataataataatgcaaataattgacttataaatgatgtacaattaattggtaggtgatattatattattaatattttttcattcttgcaaagccttaacaaagccattaacatgttaatataaacttgatcaccttccacttattttctcatgtgctacctacatgtacaaaaccttattcctaaatgcatattttgttctgaagcttgtcctttatatgttgtgtatcaccatctctggagagttttatctgattgatgtataaattacttttagttttacagaatattattgctatactgaatttattattatataaataacttaattttacagaatcatctatcaacgcacatccacaagttgaggaggaggatgtgaccttccagatttctgaagtactgaaacatgcaccaaacaggcctggtggatctaggtacaaggtaaaataatttaattttttttttttttttttttttactaattgtccgatatatatatatacagtggtaccttgcataacgatcgccccacaaggcgaatattttgggtaacgactgGCCCGATCGGCGAGAAATCGTCCCATATGACGAACGCTCGTTtgtgtaacgtcaacaccacatggtggggtcacgCCGCCACTGTCTACAGTGTTGTATTGGTGTCTCACACGACCAGTATCCGTCTGTATCGCTCCACACACAATTCTGAtattcgtgttttttttttttgtggttttgtgactacaattctGAACGCACGATGTTGTCCAAGAAGCAGCCTGCGAAAGCAGGAGTttgcaaggggaagaaagaggcaaTCACTGTGGAAGTGAAGAAAGAGATCATAGCAAAGCACGAGCGTGGTATTCGTGTGGTTGATCTTGCCAGGGAGTATGGCAGGGCTCCCTCAACAATATCCACCATACTGAAGGGCAAGGATAAATATAAGACGCTTGACATGGCCAAAGGAGTTAGCAAGCTCACCAGCAAACGTCCAAAACTCCTGGAAGATGTGGAACGGCTACTGCTGGTGTGGATGAATGAACGACAATTGCATGGCGATTGTGTCTCTGAAGCTATCGTTTGCGCTAAGGCTAGGATGCTGTATGTGGACCTTGTCAGGAAGATACCAGGTGCGTCGTCTGAAGATGAGGAGGTATTTAGGGCAAGCCGTGGCTGGTTTGAGAACTTTAAGAAAAGGAGTGGTATACACAGTGTTGTgcgacatggggaggctgccagctctgataaaggTGCTGCTGAGGCTTTTGTGCCAGAGTTCCAGAAATTTGTTGATCAGGAGCAGTTTCTGCCACAACAAGTTTTCAATTGTGACGAGACCGGCCTTTTTTGAAAAAAACTGACGAAGAGGACCTACATCACGCAAGAGGAACAATCATTGCCTGGCCACAAACCGATGAAGGATCGCCTTACTCTCGTGCTCTGCGCCAATGCAAGTGGCGATTGCAAGGTCAAGCCGCTGCTCGTCTATCACTCAGAAAATCACGAGTGTTCAAGGCGTTTAAGGGTCACAAGACACGGCTGAATGTGATGTGGAGGTCGAACAAGAGGTCCTGGGTCACGCAGATCTTCTTTAGTGAGTGGGTAAATGACGTTTTCGGCCCCACAGTGAGAATTTTCTCGTCGACAAGCAGTTACCACTCAAGGCCTTGCTTGTGCTCGATAATGCACCTGCGCATCCTTGCCAACTGCAAGATGATCTGTTCCCTGAAAATCAGTTTATCACCATCAAGTTTCTTCCTCCAAACACCACGCCACTCCTCCAACCCATGGATCAGCAGGTCATTGCTAACTTTAAGAAGCTCTATATGAAGGCCTTGTTGGAGAGATGTGTTCATGTGATTGACACCACAGAGCTGACCCTCAGACAATTCTGGAAGGAGCAGTTCAATATCATGGGGGCCTTGCGTTTGATAGATAAGGCCTGGGAAGGGGTGTCACAGAGAACCCTACACTCTGCATGGCGAAACTTGTGGCCTGAGGGTGTCCCTGAGCGAGACTTCGAAGGTTTCGGTCCTGCACCTGCATCTGCATCCGCACCTGTGGATGACCCGGAGGCTCTTTTAGTGGATGATATTGTCGCTCTGGGACACACACTGGGTCTGGAGGTGGATGCTGCTGATGtgcaggagttggtggaggaGCACAGTGATGAACTGACCACCGAGGAACTCCTGGAACTGCAGAAAgagctggtgcaacaggaggtACAGGAGCTCTCATCGGGGGAGGAGGAGGTCTGCGAGGATGCTATCCCATCTAGTGAGATCAGGGACGTGCTGGGCATGTTCGAAAAGGTGACAGCATTTGCGGAAAAGCATCACCCTGATAAGGCGGTGACAACACGGTGCGTGAACCTGTTTAATGACAATGTGCTGTCTCGATTTAGGGACATCCTCAAACGAAGACAACAGCATGTGACACGCGATATGGTCAGTGGACAGGGTGGGAAGAGACGTGCTAGTGATAttgaaccacaacccggtcctAGTGGGGTTAAATTCCCAAAGAGAGCGAGCCCGCCTGACCCAGAGGTGgtgtctccctcctccccataagccctctcctccctccctcccgatcggctccctcaagccagcaacgactcttcataaggtaaagtgaatatacacatggaaacagTCAAACAAACATTTATTTAACTTGTACAGTATAATATTACCAGTGTATAATGTCATATTGTTGTTTTAGGGGGTGGAACATTATTTGTATTTACATTGTTTTGGGTGGGGAAAATTGTTTTGCATGACGCCGGTTTCACAAGACGACAGCGGcgttggaacggattaaattcgttatgcgaggtaccactgtatatatatatatatattgtgacgataatctccttcaagagattgagcctgctcttccctccacaattacgtcgttgaaattatataatactactatggaagaaatgtccaacaacgacaacaacaccagcaaggtttgccagagcgcaaaacgttgcagccagagacacctgttcagactcaaaccgccaaactacctgttgatcgctaccggctccgctgattggtcgccggtctggctgcacctgcactcgccccccatactacttgatgtctggggtcgccacgacctcagacctcagaatattctgtgctttcgtggttaccactcctcccggctagacgttagcgtgtactgagagaggtggtagctttaagccaatattccagcaccttccctttattttgtgttgcacttcctgttattttatcttaacgtaacttttcattgtgtcatttaattattcttattattttgattgattgattttattatacaatttgtttgtgcattttattcatgttttatttctttaacgtaattaaaatttcattgttaaaatttacttgtgttttgtgtgtcttctccttaccttaccacagacgaagttccagtttttctatttttttttataactatgtgacgaggccatacccctagccttaaacagccgaacaccaacgcgttaccgtcacaagttatatgggggcctgtcctaggagcttcactcaggtactggtgccaagtggtaatttatggtaagcgtatttaactttgttaacgtagctttactatttttcatattcaatttcattttttataaggtgcggtgtattgtgcattacgagagtaacatatggtgaaggtgagacaactttggattacgtggtgactgtaggccgcagtcatactcttaattggtcatctctccctccttgttattactcgtgtttaccatctatgtcccttgaatatttctcatttctgacagatcatcatattggtaccctggtactgtggtctgccccgggtcaagagtacccaatcttctgcaatctgactgtaggacaaagagggccatagttcctctagctcgaactttagttgctgaattgggacctcagcagcagttctcgtcaccagttgacacctcgcacccctacacgtcagtcagagatgatgatacatacaacggtagggaattagcttattttttcagagcacaaaagttcgctaattctgtaagtatcatattaaattcagtaggaaaaacttgctctatgtcctatagagacgtggcaaggtatgcctacatccttggactaccaattttacttttgaagcatttaactgtttcatttgttttcgaaactctgtttcatttgttagtaggattttcttgcccttatcctcttacatgagtaccgggtacaagatttcctgcgcccttgatttaatttaatcatttaatatctttttcttaactttaattgttaaagatctcacaggataggtatcagttgccacgttgacctgtttctgacattcactattgaatattcgtgtacctttatttgctaatttcaccatgtttcgtctccaagctttccgtacaaatccagcaggtgaaatagggactttaagtcgtgccaagaagactgaattacaaactcttgcacatgagtatcaactagaagttccctaccaagccaacaaaaatgacctacacaacctgttgctggattactatttagagcaaggtaagatagactctgaaactcatgaaacttactatattgcaggaaaaactgatttggcaacgatgaaactccaattggaactggccaagattgaacgtgagcagcaaagggaagcccgcgaacaacaagaacgagcagctgccatacggagggaagaacaagaacgagaaatcaccctcagagaacgcgaagctgctttgaggagagacgaacaagaacgcgaagctgctttgaggagaaacgaacaagaacgcgaggccgctttgaggagagaagaacacgaacgtgaggtcgccttgctccatgaacgtgagcgagtacagcttgaaacactccaggagcgggaacgcttacagctcgaaaccaaacaacgcgaacatgacaagcaacaagcgactctggctctagagtgtcgtcaacgtgaaatcgccttggaaacttcacacttcactcaacgccagcaagctactgccaatcttcccgtcagttttaatatatcacatgcaagtaagttaatgccatcctttgtagaagcagaagttgatgtgttctttaccacctttgaaacccttgctaatcaactcagttggcctgtcgaccaatgggccacacttctcagagtccatcttacaggtagagctgcagtcacactcagtactttggcgtctgagaatgactaccacactctgaaacaagcagtgttggacgcctacctcctctctactgaaagttatagaaggaaattccgtgaccacctgaaggcaagtaccactaccttcctcgagtttgctaacacgaaacggaggtatttcatgaaatggctggaagcagcacatgtctctacttttacagaactcgtcaacctgatgcttgttgaagaattcttgagacgtgtgccacctcctgtccgcctctacttagcagataaagaagaaaccgactacctgaagtgtgctaagtcggctgacacttacagcctcatccaccggctgacacccgaaccatcctccagtaagaagtcgtggtacagttacgagaaggtgagccccgatcaagctggttcacaactgtactgcaagtattgtagactctatggacataccatagacaagtgtggtaagtctcaatacaagggaaccactgaccaacaaagacccaaaccaactcctcctaagtccggtaagcctgtgatgaatgttggtgttgatgttaatgatctttctcttttcagtaaccacctgtatactggaactgtctctgccaacggttcaaatccggagggacgtttcaaattgaagatcttgagggac
This genomic stretch from Procambarus clarkii isolate CNS0578487 unplaced genomic scaffold, FALCON_Pclarkii_2.0 HiC_scaffold_106, whole genome shotgun sequence harbors:
- the LOC138360303 gene encoding tigger transposable element-derived protein 2-like, which translates into the protein MLSKKQPAKAGVCKGKKEAITVEVKKEIIAKHERGIRVVDLAREYGRAPSTISTILKGKDKYKTLDMAKGVSKLTSKRPKLLEDVERLLLVWMNERQLHGDCVSEAIVCAKARMLYVDLVRKIPGASSEDEEVFRASRGWFENFKKRSGIHSVVRHGEAASSDKGAAEAFVPEFQKFVDQEQFLPQQVFNCDETGLF